The following are encoded together in the Cyanobacterium aponinum PCC 10605 genome:
- the rlmB gene encoding 23S rRNA (guanosine(2251)-2'-O)-methyltransferase RlmB, producing MSNFKPKKKNQPSKPKSSVSPASENLNTFENELSSDLIYGSYPVLAALENGQQLNRLYLNSRMLHDSRFESLIPQAKANGTVIDVVDNKRLDQLTNRANHQGIVATVAPYEYVDLSELIDKAKSETDNPVIIIADGINDPHNLGAIIRTAEAFSMQGLIIPQRRAVGVTSTVMKVAAGALAYFPVARVVNLNNAIASLQEAGFWIYGTMMEGNSLHNTKFEGAIGLVIGSEEKGLSPSTAKACDFLVSIPMTGKTPSLNASVASAICLYEIRRQLI from the coding sequence ATGTCGAATTTTAAACCTAAAAAGAAAAATCAGCCTTCAAAACCAAAATCTTCTGTTTCTCCTGCTTCAGAAAATCTTAATACATTTGAAAATGAATTGAGTTCTGATTTAATTTATGGTTCTTATCCTGTTTTAGCCGCTTTAGAAAACGGACAACAATTAAATCGTCTTTACCTAAATTCTCGAATGCTTCATGATTCTCGCTTTGAGTCTTTAATTCCTCAAGCTAAGGCTAATGGTACTGTTATTGATGTGGTGGATAATAAAAGATTAGATCAATTAACCAACCGAGCAAATCACCAAGGAATTGTTGCCACTGTTGCCCCTTATGAGTATGTCGATTTATCAGAATTGATTGATAAAGCAAAAAGTGAAACAGACAATCCAGTAATTATAATTGCTGACGGTATTAATGATCCTCACAATTTAGGAGCAATCATTCGTACGGCAGAAGCCTTTTCCATGCAGGGTTTAATTATCCCTCAAAGAAGGGCGGTAGGAGTTACTTCTACGGTGATGAAAGTGGCGGCAGGAGCATTAGCTTATTTTCCCGTCGCAAGAGTTGTTAATTTGAATAATGCGATCGCATCTTTACAAGAAGCAGGTTTTTGGATTTATGGCACGATGATGGAGGGTAACTCCTTACATAATACTAAATTTGAAGGTGCGATCGGTTTAGTAATAGGCTCAGAAGAAAAAGGATTAAGCCCTTCCACCGCTAAAGCCTGTGATTTTCTAGTATCCATTCCTATGACAGGAAAAACTCCTAGCTTAAATGCCTCGGTAGCTTCTGCTATTTGTCTCTATGAAATACGCCGTCAATTGATTTAG
- a CDS encoding ABC transporter substrate-binding protein translates to MVQIKKLLKYIGLGLICCSLIIACGGNPSNQNTSNGSSSENGRISIGTTLKARTLDPADSYETAGLNLIYNIAESLYTYTLGTTELVPLLAEDMPTISDDGLVYKIPLRQGVTFHDDTPFNAEAMKFSLDRFMQNGGKPSFLLSDTIREIQVTGEYELTITLYKPFSAFTALLAFPGACAVSPQNYTIGEGEFKPSELIGTGPYKLSAFNSDSVSLEVFENYWGEKPVNKGIDIQIYAGNSANLYNSFLTNAIDVAYQTFAPEQITTLLKESENGAFNVIEGSGTVVSYMVLNRNQPPLDQLNVRKAIALLMNRSLMIERVLQGQSEPLYSLIPTVFDSYQPVFQTENENDNIQQAKQLLTGAGYSPSNPAVVEVWYPSASKTRSGVASTLKAIADQQLEGIIQFVPSGVESATAFSNLGKGIYSSFLGDWYPDFLDADNYIQPFLQCVQGNETEGCLEGGAQTQGSFFYSEKMNELIDQQRQEDDLAKRKAIFIQIQDILAEEVPYIPLWQNKDYAFFHSNIEGVKINPSQQFPFWTIKNN, encoded by the coding sequence ATGGTACAAATAAAAAAATTATTGAAGTATATTGGTTTAGGATTAATTTGTTGCAGTTTGATAATTGCGTGCGGTGGAAATCCTAGTAATCAGAATACTTCTAATGGTTCGTCCTCGGAGAATGGTAGAATCAGTATCGGTACAACTTTAAAAGCGAGAACTTTAGACCCTGCAGACAGTTATGAAACAGCAGGATTAAATCTTATTTACAATATAGCGGAGAGTCTTTACACATATACACTAGGTACGACAGAATTAGTACCCTTGTTGGCTGAGGATATGCCTACTATTAGCGATGATGGTTTAGTTTATAAAATTCCCTTGAGGCAGGGAGTGACATTCCACGATGACACACCTTTTAATGCAGAGGCGATGAAATTTTCTTTAGATAGGTTTATGCAAAATGGCGGTAAACCATCATTTCTATTGAGTGATACTATCAGAGAAATTCAAGTAACGGGAGAGTATGAATTAACGATTACTCTTTACAAACCTTTTTCTGCTTTCACTGCTTTGTTGGCATTTCCCGGAGCGTGTGCTGTTTCCCCCCAAAATTATACCATTGGTGAAGGTGAATTTAAGCCCAGTGAATTAATTGGCACTGGTCCTTATAAATTAAGTGCTTTTAATAGTGATTCTGTCAGTTTGGAAGTATTTGAGAATTATTGGGGAGAAAAACCTGTTAATAAGGGTATTGATATTCAAATTTATGCGGGAAATTCTGCCAATTTATACAATAGCTTTTTAACTAATGCCATTGATGTGGCTTATCAAACTTTTGCTCCTGAACAAATTACCACTTTATTAAAAGAGTCCGAAAATGGTGCTTTTAATGTGATTGAAGGTTCTGGTACTGTGGTAAGTTATATGGTGTTAAATCGCAATCAACCTCCTTTAGATCAGTTAAACGTCAGAAAAGCGATCGCACTTTTAATGAATCGTAGTTTAATGATTGAAAGGGTTTTACAGGGACAATCTGAACCTTTATATAGTTTAATCCCCACGGTATTTGACTCTTATCAACCTGTTTTTCAGACAGAGAATGAAAATGATAATATTCAACAGGCTAAACAATTATTAACAGGGGCAGGTTATTCTCCATCAAATCCTGCAGTTGTTGAAGTTTGGTATCCTTCTGCATCTAAAACCCGTAGTGGGGTTGCTTCTACCTTAAAAGCGATCGCTGATCAACAATTAGAGGGTATAATCCAGTTTGTACCTAGTGGGGTAGAAAGTGCTACTGCTTTTAGTAACCTTGGCAAAGGGATTTATTCCAGTTTTTTGGGTGACTGGTATCCTGACTTTCTCGATGCAGATAACTATATTCAACCTTTTTTACAATGTGTACAAGGCAATGAAACAGAAGGATGTTTGGAAGGAGGGGCGCAAACTCAAGGTTCTTTTTTCTACAGTGAGAAAATGAATGAATTAATTGATCAACAAAGGCAAGAAGACGATTTAGCCAAAAGAAAAGCCATATTTATTCAAATTCAGGATATTTTAGCTGAGGAAGTTCCTTATATACCTCTTTGGCAAAATAAAGATTATGCTTTTTTCCATAGCAATATTGAAGGGGTCAAAATTAATCCTAGTCAACAGTTTCCTTTTTGGACAATTAAAAATAATTAA
- the pirA gene encoding arginine synthesis PII-interacting regulator PirA has product MGLFGKSKSSGTSVKAHRENLKKNLEHRLTVARSNGDEKLVKQLEQEAAYLNLN; this is encoded by the coding sequence ATGGGTTTATTTGGAAAAAGCAAAAGTTCAGGTACAAGCGTAAAGGCTCATAGAGAAAATTTAAAGAAAAACTTAGAGCATCGCTTGACAGTTGCTAGAAGCAACGGAGATGAAAAATTAGTAAAACAGTTAGAACAAGAAGCGGCATATCTAAACTTGAATTAA
- the ybeY gene encoding rRNA maturation RNase YbeY, with amino-acid sequence MAYSLELYLEDLFFTPQNQIPLIKEENWQIYLEKWLNSLDLDFDPTKIYEMTLRLTNDEDIKSFNAQFRDKNQPTDVLSFAALETDFPDFDMDLVALGDVIISVETAEKQAQLHLHSLEIELLWLASHGFLHLLGWDHPDDESLKEMLNLQKFLLHTIGIESESLKEWCE; translated from the coding sequence ATGGCTTATAGTCTGGAATTGTATTTAGAAGATTTATTTTTCACCCCTCAAAATCAAATACCCCTCATTAAAGAAGAAAATTGGCAAATTTATCTGGAAAAATGGTTAAATAGTTTGGATTTGGATTTCGATCCCACAAAAATCTATGAAATGACTTTAAGACTAACCAATGATGAGGATATAAAGAGTTTTAATGCTCAATTTCGAGACAAAAATCAACCTACAGATGTTTTATCTTTTGCCGCCTTAGAAACTGACTTTCCTGATTTTGATATGGATTTAGTTGCATTAGGGGATGTTATTATTTCAGTGGAAACGGCAGAAAAACAAGCCCAACTGCATCTTCATTCATTAGAGATAGAATTATTATGGTTAGCTAGTCATGGCTTTTTACATTTATTAGGATGGGATCATCCTGACGATGAATCATTAAAAGAAATGCTAAATCTACAAAAATTTTTACTGCACACAATCGGGATTGAATCGGAATCCTTGAAAGAATGGTGTGAATAA
- the glyA gene encoding serine hydroxymethyltransferase, whose amino-acid sequence MSKTNLEFLADTDPAIAEIIANELQRQRGHLELIASENFTSPAVMAAQGSVLTNKYAEGLPGKRYYGGCKFVDQAEDLAIERAKQLFGAAMANVQPHSGAQANFAVFLTLLNPGDKIMGMDLSHGGHLTHGSPVNVSGKWFEVCQYGVSKETERLDYDQIRELALKERPKLIICGYSAYPRIIDFEKFRAIADEIGAYLLADIAHIAGLVATGHHPNPVPHCDVVTTTTHKTLRGPRGGLILTRDAELGKKLNKSVFPGTQGGPLEHVIAGKAVAFGEALKPEFKTYCGQVIANSKALGNQLVNRGFKLVSGGSDNHLNLVDLRSIGMTGKVADQLLGEISITANKNTVPFDPESPFVTSGIRLGTPAETTRGLTEEDFTEVANIIADCLLNPDDADVKANCIKRVEALCDRYPLYPHLQIPVPALA is encoded by the coding sequence GTGAGTAAAACTAACTTAGAATTTTTAGCCGACACAGATCCAGCTATAGCGGAAATTATTGCTAATGAGTTACAAAGACAAAGAGGACATTTAGAATTAATTGCTAGTGAAAATTTTACCTCTCCTGCGGTAATGGCGGCACAGGGTTCTGTTTTAACCAATAAGTATGCAGAGGGTTTACCGGGTAAACGCTACTATGGTGGTTGTAAATTCGTTGATCAAGCGGAAGATTTAGCCATTGAAAGAGCAAAACAGTTATTTGGGGCGGCAATGGCAAATGTACAACCCCATTCAGGGGCGCAGGCTAATTTTGCTGTATTTTTAACCCTTCTTAACCCCGGGGATAAAATCATGGGGATGGATTTATCTCACGGTGGACATTTAACTCATGGTTCTCCTGTTAATGTTTCTGGTAAATGGTTTGAGGTTTGTCAATACGGTGTAAGTAAAGAAACTGAACGCCTTGACTATGATCAAATTCGTGAGTTAGCGTTAAAAGAACGTCCTAAGTTAATCATTTGCGGTTACTCCGCTTATCCTCGCATTATTGATTTTGAAAAATTCCGTGCGATCGCAGATGAAATAGGAGCGTATTTATTAGCAGATATTGCCCACATTGCAGGATTAGTAGCCACTGGGCATCATCCTAACCCCGTGCCTCATTGTGACGTAGTTACTACCACCACCCATAAAACTCTCAGAGGACCTCGTGGAGGCTTAATTTTGACCCGTGACGCAGAATTAGGTAAAAAATTAAATAAATCTGTTTTTCCCGGTACTCAAGGCGGTCCTTTAGAACACGTCATTGCAGGTAAAGCAGTGGCTTTTGGTGAAGCGTTAAAACCTGAGTTTAAAACCTATTGCGGACAAGTTATCGCCAATTCTAAAGCATTGGGTAATCAGTTAGTAAATAGAGGCTTTAAGTTAGTTTCTGGCGGTAGTGATAATCACCTCAATTTAGTGGATTTACGCTCTATCGGCATGACGGGTAAAGTGGCAGATCAACTTTTAGGAGAAATCAGTATTACTGCGAACAAAAATACTGTACCTTTTGATCCTGAATCTCCTTTTGTCACCAGTGGTATTCGTTTGGGAACTCCTGCTGAAACCACTAGAGGTTTAACAGAAGAGGATTTCACCGAAGTGGCTAATATTATCGCTGATTGTTTACTCAATCCTGATGATGCAGATGTGAAAGCTAATTGTATTAAGAGAGTAGAGGCATTATGCGATCGCTATCCTCTTTATCCTCATTTACAGATTCCTGTACCTGCTTTAGCTTAA
- the ilvC gene encoding ketol-acid reductoisomerase: protein MAQMYYDNDAKLELISSKTVAIIGYGSQGHAHALNLKESGVNVIVGLYEGSKSKAKAESAGLKVHSVAEAASLADWIMILLPDEVQRTVYEQEIAPYLTKGKVLSFAHGFNIHFGQIVPPADVDVVMIAPKGPGHLVRRTYEQGQGVPALFAVYQDASGEARDRAMAYAKGIGGTRAGILETSFREETETDLFGEQAVLCGGLSALIKAGFETLVSAGYQPELAYFECLHEVKLIVDLIVEGGLAEMRNSISNTAEYGDYTRGPRVITDETRAEMKKILTEIQSGQFAREFILENQAGKPGFTAMRRRESEETIEEVGKDLRAMFSWLKK, encoded by the coding sequence ATGGCTCAAATGTACTATGATAATGATGCTAAATTAGAGTTAATTTCTAGTAAAACAGTAGCAATTATCGGTTATGGTTCTCAAGGACACGCTCACGCTTTAAACCTCAAAGAAAGTGGAGTTAATGTCATTGTTGGACTTTATGAAGGTAGTAAGTCTAAAGCTAAGGCCGAATCTGCTGGTTTAAAAGTTCATTCCGTAGCTGAAGCCGCTTCCTTAGCTGACTGGATTATGATTTTATTACCAGATGAAGTACAGCGTACTGTTTATGAACAAGAAATAGCACCTTACCTAACTAAAGGTAAAGTATTATCTTTTGCTCATGGTTTCAATATTCATTTTGGGCAAATTGTACCTCCCGCCGATGTTGATGTTGTCATGATTGCTCCTAAAGGACCGGGTCATTTAGTTAGACGTACCTACGAACAAGGGCAAGGTGTACCCGCTTTATTTGCTGTTTATCAAGATGCTTCTGGAGAAGCGCGCGATCGCGCTATGGCTTATGCTAAAGGTATTGGTGGCACTCGTGCAGGTATTTTAGAAACCTCTTTCCGTGAAGAAACCGAAACCGACTTATTTGGTGAACAAGCAGTATTATGTGGTGGTTTATCCGCTTTGATTAAGGCTGGTTTTGAAACCTTAGTTTCTGCTGGTTATCAACCCGAATTAGCTTATTTTGAATGTCTCCACGAAGTAAAATTAATCGTTGACTTAATCGTTGAAGGCGGTTTAGCAGAAATGCGCAACAGTATTTCTAACACTGCTGAATATGGTGATTATACCAGAGGACCTAGAGTTATCACCGATGAAACCCGTGCAGAAATGAAGAAAATCCTCACTGAAATTCAATCTGGACAATTTGCCCGTGAATTTATCTTAGAAAATCAGGCAGGAAAACCCGGATTTACTGCAATGCGTCGTCGTGAGTCTGAAGAAACCATCGAGGAAGTTGGTAAAGACTTAAGAGCGATGTTTAGCTGGTTGAAAAAATAA
- a CDS encoding glycosyltransferase family 4 protein — protein MKKVLILSTPVGALSSGIGGGVELTIYNLIQEMQGRGHIIKVIAPKGSFFDHADIIEIEGNLHTPAQTQSRQTPVIMPDNSVLANMLDYAYQIQSEYDVIVNFAFDWLPFYLTPFFSTAIAHFISMGSLSDSLDQIMGKIATRFPYQFGVYTKSQADTFPFADKCQCLGSGIDLSLYQFQPQPKKQLAWLGRIAPEKALEDAVKASEITNIPLLIFGKIQDQEYWQTIQNQHPSAPIKYQGFLSTKDLQAQLRDCLGLIMTPRWVEAFGNVAIEALACGVPVISYARGGPAEIVTDGKTGFLVTPDSVEDLAIAIQRLPEINRYDCRQVAEDVYSLTAWGNRFESWLDSFI, from the coding sequence ATGAAAAAAGTTTTAATTTTATCTACCCCTGTGGGTGCATTAAGTTCAGGCATTGGTGGCGGTGTAGAATTAACTATTTATAATCTGATTCAAGAAATGCAAGGGCGTGGTCATATTATAAAGGTAATAGCTCCAAAAGGATCTTTTTTTGACCATGCTGATATTATTGAAATTGAGGGAAATTTACATACTCCTGCTCAAACTCAAAGCCGTCAAACCCCTGTGATTATGCCTGATAATTCGGTTTTAGCAAATATGCTCGATTATGCTTATCAGATACAATCTGAATACGATGTTATTGTTAATTTTGCTTTTGATTGGCTTCCTTTTTATCTTACTCCCTTTTTTTCAACTGCGATCGCACATTTTATTAGTATGGGGTCTCTTTCTGATAGTTTAGATCAGATTATGGGAAAAATAGCAACACGATTTCCTTATCAATTTGGTGTTTATACTAAATCTCAAGCAGATACCTTTCCTTTTGCAGATAAATGTCAATGCTTAGGTAGTGGTATTGATTTATCTTTATATCAGTTTCAACCTCAACCGAAAAAACAATTAGCATGGTTAGGTAGAATAGCCCCAGAAAAAGCCTTAGAAGATGCCGTAAAAGCCTCGGAAATCACAAACATTCCCTTACTAATTTTTGGTAAAATTCAAGACCAAGAATACTGGCAAACCATTCAAAATCAACATCCCTCAGCCCCAATTAAATATCAAGGGTTTTTATCTACCAAAGATTTACAAGCACAACTGCGTGATTGTTTAGGATTGATTATGACTCCTCGTTGGGTAGAAGCCTTTGGAAATGTTGCCATTGAAGCTCTTGCTTGTGGCGTTCCTGTAATTAGCTATGCTAGAGGAGGTCCTGCGGAAATTGTTACCGATGGCAAAACAGGATTTTTAGTAACCCCTGATAGTGTGGAAGATTTAGCGATTGCCATTCAACGTCTTCCCGAAATCAATCGCTATGATTGTCGTCAGGTGGCAGAAGATGTTTATTCTTTAACGGCATGGGGCAACCGTTTTGAATCGTGGTTAGACTCTTTTATTTAA
- a CDS encoding fatty acid desaturase yields MFIVAHDGMHGILFPYNLNINDAIAALALILYGGLSFRDLREKHYLHHRFTGTSLDPDFHEHNPNFCFWYFRFMRKYVSFLNLCRLCLLILIIVNLFHIHWLNLLLFWALPLIFSSLQLFFFGTFLPHRHHQDNQYSLGAIKSFHLPILLSLITCYHFSYHQEHHRYPFLPWWQLPFAMGFSQSHF; encoded by the coding sequence TTGTTTATCGTTGCCCATGATGGTATGCACGGTATTCTTTTTCCTTACAATCTTAATATCAATGATGCGATCGCCGCTTTAGCTTTAATTTTATATGGGGGGTTATCTTTCAGAGATTTAAGGGAAAAACATTATTTGCATCATCGTTTCACTGGTACGAGTCTTGATCCAGACTTTCATGAGCATAACCCAAATTTTTGCTTTTGGTATTTTAGATTTATGAGGAAATATGTCAGTTTTTTAAATTTGTGTCGTCTATGTTTATTAATTTTAATAATTGTTAATCTTTTTCACATTCACTGGTTAAATTTACTTTTATTTTGGGCTTTGCCTTTAATTTTTAGTTCGTTACAACTATTCTTTTTTGGGACTTTTTTACCCCATCGTCATCATCAGGATAATCAATATAGTTTAGGTGCAATTAAGAGTTTTCATTTACCGATATTATTGTCTTTAATTACCTGTTATCATTTCAGTTATCATCAAGAACATCATCGCTATCCTTTTCTTCCTTGGTGGCAATTACCCTTTGCGATGGGATTTTCTCAGTCACATTTTTAG
- a CDS encoding EAL domain-containing protein yields the protein MNDSSNKNNHLLLFLCDDCTEDTSFQLTEGIYFIGRHSNNSIRLNSPSVSRHHATLMRRDSANGESIYILIDGDLEGKRSQNGTLVNGKKIIHHSLRDGDLIAFGSNDNQAVYKQEVSDNIIIYPYCDLNSKKSKSESLTSSNLAREKLQDTLIVSELNLKNSLENYDIQRLASFPELSPNPILEFDFSGNIIYCNPSAKLSFEDLLKQTNQENPLIKDLKPVSEENHGELIIREIEIEDKHYEQYIHYLSKENVMRSYIFDITERKNSEAKLKYHALHDSLTGIPNRDFFYWQISKNIQEAKESLLSKFFAVLFIDIDRFKNINDTLSHSIGDKLLEYFTHRLVSVIPSDYFVARWGGDEFILITPLELINHEDSKIKKKTSAQVVAEKIINVLKEPFSIEKYTIFTTCSIGIATYPEDGNDEQHLIKNADIALYRAKQMGRNNYQFYTNTLNKEKTLLFELENSLYNSLENKELFLTYQPQLNLKTNTLEGVEVLLRWQHPVLGVVSPSKFIPLAEETGLIISIGEWVLEMACEEGTRWLDLGYPPIMIAVNVSGKQFQQDNFADKVKEILIKTQFNPEYLEIEITESILMQDSEKTETIIKELSGLGVKFSLDDFGTGYSSLSYLKKFPFNFIKIDKSFVTDLVTNFQDQALVSAIITLAKGYNMKVVAEGVEVETQKKILKNFRCDLIQGWLVSEPLIREDFMDFMASYQQKTIND from the coding sequence ATGAATGACTCATCCAATAAAAATAATCATCTTTTACTTTTTCTGTGTGATGATTGTACGGAAGATACATCCTTTCAACTGACAGAAGGAATATATTTTATTGGCCGTCATTCTAATAATTCCATTCGTCTTAACTCACCTTCAGTATCCAGACATCATGCTACTTTAATGCGCAGAGATTCAGCCAATGGAGAAAGTATATATATACTGATAGATGGAGATTTAGAAGGAAAAAGAAGTCAAAATGGAACTTTGGTTAATGGAAAAAAAATAATACATCATTCCCTTAGAGATGGTGATTTAATTGCTTTTGGTAGTAACGACAATCAAGCTGTTTATAAACAGGAAGTTTCTGACAATATAATTATTTATCCTTATTGTGATCTAAACTCTAAAAAATCTAAGAGTGAATCTTTAACTAGCAGTAATTTAGCAAGAGAAAAACTTCAAGATACTCTCATTGTTTCGGAATTAAATCTTAAAAATAGTCTTGAAAACTACGACATACAAAGATTAGCTTCTTTTCCTGAATTATCTCCTAATCCTATTTTAGAGTTTGATTTTAGTGGCAATATCATTTACTGTAATCCTTCTGCGAAACTTAGCTTTGAAGACTTGCTAAAACAAACAAACCAAGAAAATCCCCTTATAAAAGACTTAAAACCAGTTTCAGAAGAAAATCATGGAGAATTAATTATCAGAGAAATTGAGATAGAAGATAAACATTATGAGCAGTATATTCATTATTTATCAAAGGAAAATGTTATGAGAAGCTATATTTTTGATATTACAGAGCGAAAAAACTCCGAAGCAAAACTAAAATATCATGCACTACACGACTCTTTGACTGGTATTCCTAATCGAGATTTTTTTTATTGGCAAATAAGCAAAAATATTCAAGAAGCCAAAGAAAGCCTACTTTCAAAATTCTTTGCTGTTTTGTTTATTGATATTGATAGATTTAAAAACATTAATGATACCTTGAGTCATAGCATAGGAGATAAATTGTTAGAGTATTTTACTCACAGACTTGTATCTGTAATTCCTTCCGACTATTTTGTAGCTCGTTGGGGGGGAGATGAATTTATTTTAATTACCCCTTTAGAATTAATTAACCATGAAGATTCAAAAATAAAGAAAAAAACCTCTGCTCAAGTAGTAGCAGAAAAAATTATCAATGTTTTAAAAGAGCCTTTTTCCATTGAAAAATATACGATTTTTACTACTTGTAGTATTGGAATTGCCACATATCCTGAAGATGGTAACGATGAACAACATTTAATCAAAAATGCTGATATTGCTCTTTATCGTGCAAAACAGATGGGTAGAAATAATTATCAGTTTTATACAAATACTCTTAATAAAGAAAAAACTTTATTATTTGAGTTAGAAAATAGTTTATATAATTCCCTTGAAAATAAAGAATTATTTTTAACTTATCAACCTCAACTTAACTTAAAAACAAATACTCTTGAAGGGGTTGAGGTTTTATTACGTTGGCAACATCCTGTGTTGGGTGTGGTATCACCGAGTAAGTTTATCCCTTTAGCAGAAGAAACGGGATTAATTATTTCTATTGGAGAATGGGTTTTGGAAATGGCTTGTGAAGAGGGTACAAGGTGGCTTGATTTGGGTTATCCTCCGATTATGATTGCAGTTAATGTTTCTGGAAAACAGTTTCAACAAGATAATTTTGCTGATAAGGTAAAAGAGATTTTAATAAAAACGCAATTCAATCCTGAGTATTTGGAAATCGAAATTACGGAGAGTATCTTAATGCAGGATAGCGAAAAAACAGAAACAATTATCAAGGAATTATCTGGTTTAGGAGTTAAATTTTCTCTCGATGATTTTGGTACAGGTTATTCTTCTTTAAGTTATTTGAAAAAGTTCCCTTTTAATTTTATAAAAATAGATAAGTCTTTTGTCACAGATTTAGTTACTAATTTTCAAGATCAAGCCTTGGTTTCAGCTATCATTACTTTAGCAAAAGGTTACAATATGAAAGTCGTAGCCGAAGGTGTAGAAGTTGAAACACAAAAAAAAATTTTGAAAAATTTTCGGTGTGATTTAATTCAAGGATGGTTAGTCAGTGAGCCTTTAATTAGAGAAGATTTTATGGATTTTATGGCAAGTTATCAGCAAAAGACAATTAACGATTAG
- a CDS encoding photosystem II reaction center protein K, with amino-acid sequence MEATMLLAKLPEAYEIFKPLVDVLPVIPLFFLLLAFVWQAAVGFR; translated from the coding sequence ATGGAAGCAACGATGTTATTGGCTAAATTACCAGAGGCTTACGAGATTTTTAAGCCTTTAGTGGATGTTTTACCTGTTATTCCCTTATTCTTTTTGTTATTAGCTTTTGTATGGCAGGCTGCCGTAGGCTTCAGATAA